Below is a window of Manis javanica isolate MJ-LG chromosome 2, MJ_LKY, whole genome shotgun sequence DNA.
AAGTATGCTGTGACAATTCACATGTGACTCCTCTAGGCTCTGTGCACAGCAGCCCCGGAGACAGCTTTTAACACACTTTGGCACTGAACATTCCTCACTGCAGCTCTTTCTgcatgaaataaacaaaaatctcttgatgCTATGTGCTTTGCTTTGTCTCTCTCATATTACTCCTGGCTAAGCTTTAAAGGAACATGCAATAAAGCAGCATTCAGATCTGAAGCTTTTCAGTTCTTACTTGTTTGAAGTGCTGCATTGACAAAACTATAAGATAGATTTGCTAATTTCTCAccttagaaataaaaggaagcatTGCTCAGCAAGCCTATGACCAATCTGAACATGTCAAAAATACCTCATTTATGACTGAATAAAATGTGTGACTGAGCTTCTTTGTTCATATACCATGAAATCTGCACATTTACAAGGAGCACGACCCCAGGATGTGTTCTAATTCTATGAAAGCATCCATGTGCACTTTTCAGAGCAGATGGGATTTCATATCATCCTTGGGGCCATTAGGGAGAGCAGCATCTCCCTCTTGCGTGGAGAACAGAGGGGACTCCGGGCAGCCCAGAAGGGTAGGAGGTCAGGCACTCTGCTCCATTGGCCCCACTACTTCTCATGGATGCACTGTTGTTCTTGAGgcaacatctttttatttttaattaaatgtagtATAAGATGGTGCCAGGAAATATAAGAATGATCATAATTAAAGCCATAAAAACTGAATTACCCATTCATATGTTACTTCTCAAGTCAGCCAAAAGCCTCTGGAAAGAATATTCCATGATgatggaactttttttttaaggatgttATACAGCTTAACTCATTAAAATTTGTAAGCACACTATGAAAGCCTTGGATGAAGAGGCATTTACAGATTACCTGTTATACAAAATAGAGTATTACAATGTGAATGGAAAAAGGCCTAAGCCTCACAATATGTAAATGCTACTACAACGGAGCATTTTTGGCAACATTCAAAAGATGGCATTGAACACATCAGAGCAAAGCCTGCGTGCCTTGGTTTCCTTGGAGGGAAGTGGCAACCAAAGGAAGTCCAGTGGTGAGATCACAGAgggaactgaaaggaaaggagcgacacacagcagcaattcaccggagaattccgctttattacagaaaggtgctgggttatataggaaggggcatagggtgattgtggtgttacttctatggggctggtggctgttggctaggtgctgggattgggaggggggcgagaggtgattgggcttcaggtggcaccggcaggaaccgaggaccccgaagagaagccagaagtttgccatcttactggtggggacccttcattcccccctttctcctctatggggttgtggatgttgctttctctctgactgcttcttgctgaacaggggtggagaagggagtgagggcttgaggattgggaggaaagggttgataggattccccacagtaagattgagtagatgtggacttcttcaggttggaaatcaatgaaggttccctgtaaccataggtcgaggacctgtagattccaatggtgccaagaggatatgggtgtcaggagacaggcgtctgtggccattgtttccaggaacagtttccagtggagagagaggtccatctcagcgtgtggtgaggaggtcacgtgagggtgagggatcttctgtggccagaagctggtagttcctgagtaaaagctggttgaaagcttgattagagatttttccgacttgggatttgatgaaccttattatacagggtaagaagagacagacgagaagaatgactattatggggcctgcaatgggccagagccaggtaaggagggggtttgttagtattgacgagaatgggttggaattggaagcagagtggagactggaggcaaggtcggtgagtttggtgatgtcagtttctacaatgccggattcattgatgtaatagcagcactcttcccggaggaagacgcaggtgccgcccttctcggctgtaagcagatctagggcccgccggttttgaagggtgattttagctagcgaagtgacctgtctttggagagaggctagggaatcggcagtggatgtcagggctccctcaagtttggcgttgagatctctaactgcccatagagagtgactcaaggctcctcccgaaaaccctcccccaatggctgaggtgatcaaagagataccgaccatgataggaaggaaagcagccctttttgtgcgcgagggaaagggaggttggagctcaaggaattgtgccatgctgtaaagtgtaaactgtgggattagtgtgacgagaatgcagggtgtatcggagttgagaggcagtgagttgaaaagactgccattacaccaaaagaagtgccccggttgtgtaaaagtcttagagccggaggtaggggtgtagatagagaggcagtgaagtgtgctggaggggggtggagttgggccaacgcagtggtggatggtgagattatctgcgtattctggttcccataggggtatgtctgccagggggcagaggggttgtccttctgcatggaaagagtagttggaaatattgaggggcacggcggccagcagtgggcgctgtagtgatgcgcagaAGAAACAACTGGCGGTGTTGacggtgtggttgagaaagatggtggtgtcttgaatgagctgtaaccaagagtaggaggaataagaagatgaagaggagccatcaagagtttggataatgactttctcggaatgtctgatgtctgatgcaacttgagagatctgggagcgagagggaacatactttcgagagatatgaagggtaccgtggggggtcgaggaccccccatagtaaactgaggctgtgactccagcagcccatcgagagtcccagggatctgggattgataaggagaatgagccgttgggatatttcatgaaatggttggaggagtaatactgtgggtactggaagtcacccatgtagtgaatggtgcaagaccagtagggacatcccccgtaggtgtcttgccatcgcttgcaataggcttgtctttggtcatagaggaagcagaggtagggagaataaaggtagctgtaagtgaacacttcggtggagggaggagagtggagatacaaaggctcagagcagcctttcagagggcagtctgatgtggcaatgagggcagtaacttttgtttgatgctgtgtgtaagtctgcctgactttgaatcgccatacaaaggagggtggggtggcggggaagacaataggaatgaggaaagaaagcgagagagcagtaaaggaggaaaaagtcatgattcgggtatggatggcaaagggggtgcacgggagatgcagagcttcaagggatcagagggatgaggcgtggtagagtagacagtgtcttcggctgtatccgaaggatctggattgtgactgatgggtcttgggtgtccagagaaggtggatcttgggtatttggtttcaacctggagatatgaatccaaggggtgacagagttatcaggcagtgagagcttggtggctgagggggtgcagagaataactgggtgtggaccttcccatttcggggtgagagagggccgatcctctggtggcttataaaacactagttggccgggctgtgagacaggaggattttgggaggcggatggatcaggaaggagccaatcctgatatttccacaattcagtgtgaagagagagtagtggaagggccatattgggaggaattggtcccttgtgggaagggagccctgggggtagaatcgggcggccatacatgatctcaaagggcgacaagaaagaaggtttctttgggagggctcgaatgtggagtagagctaagggaagtaagcgaacccagtcaaggtgtagttctagagatagtttggtcaggatgtctttagagtcctattggctctttctacttttcccgaagcttgtggtcgataaggacaatgtaaatgccaggggaatgagagtgacttggagaggttctggataatttgggcagtgaactcagggccgttatctgattggagggaagtgggcatcccgaacctaggaaagatctgggtgaggaggacagAGGCAACTGCgatgctcatttgttagtggtggggaaagcttcgacccatcctgaaaatgtatctactaacacgagtaggtatctggtatgtcatacagggggcatgttagtgaagtctatttgccaatctgcagcggggacattaccccttgcttaatgagccgggaagggtcgggccttgaggggggtattagggttagtgcgttggcagatggtgcacttgcaggtgatttggttaagtagggttttgacttcaggagagagaggaaaaaaagattgtaaaaaatggatcaaggattgggggctggaatggaacagatcatgtaagaggcggaagagagactctttgtcctgggagcagagggtgtcttgtgataaggctaaaaatgcaagggcagatggattgttgtctggtgtgtcttctgatagggcaactgaccgggctactctgtcggctttgttgttacctcttgcaatgggggagtcatccttttgatgtgatttgcagtggactatgcctagtcggtgtgggagttgtgaagcctctagaagtttagtaattaaggctgaattagttatggaattcccttttgtggtgaggaggcctcgttctttccatactgctgcgtgagacaagagaatgtggaatacgtacttggagtcagtgtacaatgtgagagacgtgtcctgggccagagtgcaagctctggtggctacAATGAGTTgggcctgctgattggttgtaccagggggtagggcttgtgcctcaatgacatcttcgagggagactactgcatatcctgagtagtgggtgccctcatgtttaaaggaggacccatcagtaaaccagatgaggtcggagtgtgagagggctcctttggagatcgtggagtggcacggaaggaagttgtgaagggcttctaggcaatcatgcgagggagtatgaggagagcagggtagaggaagaagagtggccggattcaggggctggcaggggaggaaagaaatgtttggattttggaggaaagaggatagtaaggtcaggagtctggagggagggagagtctgtaaacttttgtaggttaagagatcttttcggtgatgtggggacagaacgGTAAGGGGcactccgaatgttagtttatgagcttctttctgtaagagctgtccagtggctaatgcccgtaggcagggggcccatccccaaactgtggggtctaattgcttggagagataagctactggggcaaaggatgggccataatattggcctaggactcctagagcttgactggacctctcatgaatgtataatgagaaggattttgacaaatcagggagatggagagctggggcttccacaagggcttgacagagcttaatgaaggagtgtcggagtgaggatgataatggttcttcaggggggcccttgctgaggtcgtataggggtcttgccaacagggagaagttagggatccacgctctaaaatacccagccaggcctagaaaggaaaggatttctgtcttggttctgggaatgggcaggtcagagaggagtcattctctgtctaaggtaatggactttctttgttgagacagaaggaatccaaggtaagtgccagaaggggaagagatttgagctttgacgggggatacccggtaacctctggaagctagaaggttaagtagagacgcagtgtcaagttgagactgttcccacgagggactgcagactAGAAGATCATGtacgtattgtaataaagtggactcggggtgatcatgatgaaactgtttgaggtcttgagctaggacttgtccaaaaatatggggactatctcagaagccttgtggcaaaactgtccaagtaagttgttcagaatgtctggtgcatgggtccgtccaggtgaaggcgaaaaaatcttgggaggaggggtctagagggatagaaaaaaatgcgtccttgagacctaggactgagaagtgggatggtGAGGCAGgaatctgcgataaaagggtgtatggatttggaactaagggatggatagggacaacggccatgttgatgaggcgaaggtcttggacaaggcggaaagatccggtagttttttaacagctaatatgggggtattaaatggggagtgagtgggtctgaggtaatttttgtttaagagctctagaatgatgggttggaggcctatgagggcttaagtggttagggggtattgggcctgacagatatactgagaggggtcacgtaatttgatagaggcagggggacatagggccacggaggggcttgtaatgtcccaaactttgggatttacagggtgtatgagggcggaaccggagctttcattgggtagaggggggttgtcggctatgagggccatcagaaagggagtactgggggctgtgggagtggatatagttatggaaatgtggaggagggaaaggatgtctcatcctagtaaagggatgggacactggggcataactaggaaggagtgggagaaaggtatgggatcatctaggattgtgcataaaagatggggtttaatgggaaaatctgtttacctcctaccccgactataggagtaatggctggtgtggtagggccccggtattctcgcaagactgagaaggtggctcctgtatctaggaggaaggagatggggcgaccgtctactgttaaagtaaccctgggctcctgtttggtgatggaaatggtcaggctagaagcccccgggccccgtcaatcttcttctgccagccccaactatggtgggcttaggatgggggttgttcatccagcctccccttcaggtggttgggcaatcagacccccagtggccctttttgtggcatctggggcatggggtggtaggagatcagggggaggggcacacccttgaccaatgtccctcttttccgcacttgaaacaagctcctggggggggcgggggcttgtttgtagaggggcacccaggttttggttttatcagctgggccaacatctggaaattggcctgatcagccttttgtttacggcattctttcccctcctcccggttatggaagactttaaaggccactgttaggatctcagtctgtggggtagcggggtcccgttctaactttttgagtttagttttaatgtcagggtacctttgagctaggaagtatgtcataaggacatgtcttccttcaggtgtttctgggtccaggctggtatactgtaatagggcttgagtgagtctaagaactcggagggggtttcgtctctatttgaattatgtcttggagcttttgaaaattgactactttacgagctgcctttttcagacctgctattaagcaggaggcaaaaatatctctagagcggagacccatggcggtgttataatcccagtgtgggtcttgttcggggacagcagtggggccagggggatcgGTGGGGTCAGTCCtctgggtttcggtagcatgcgtttgggtgaagtcccaaactcatctacgctcttcagggaggagagtattggccaggagcatgaaaatgtcatgatgcgtgaggctgtaagactggagggtccattgaaactccctgatgtatgtcgtgggatcagtggaaaaggaacctaggcgtttctctagttgggctaaatctcctaaggagaaagggacgtgaatacGCACGATgtcttcggatcctgctacttcccggaggggggcgatatgggaggccctcgggaccgggtctgagggggactgaagggttctggctcagtctgtgcggggggaAACAGGTCATGGGGGCAAAgccacgataattttgggaggccctcgggaccgaatctgagggggcaaagatggaggaggctcctggaacttagttagaggggggctgaaaggctcaggcttgatctgtgggaggggagcaggtgagggggacggaggaggagggggtgaggtgggggaggagatgatggtggagggaggggaggagggggaagggagaggacgggaggcttctgcgggggtggagcaGTGGCGgcgcggcggtagaggaagggggaggggctgttgtaggagaagaaggggaagggagaggacgggaggcttctgcgggggtggagcaGTGGCGGcggtggcggtagaggaagggggaggggctgttgtaggagaagaagggggagaggacgggaggcttccgcCGGGGGGGAAAGAAGCAGTGGTGGtggcagagggtggaggggttgtaggagggggaggggccgaagggggaagtctgtatggcagaggctcgtcggccgggtcaaaggtaattgaagagggactgggagtgtgtggaggggagggagacggcttgcaggctaggagaacttggggcagggagcaggtggtgcagaggctgggattttgagctaggaggagaaaagcttcgatatagggaatctccttccattttttcaggtgctggaagtagttaaagagattgcgagtgatgttaggatcaagagttccccctgcgggccattggttgttattgtctaggggttatgtcggccaatcttgggagcaatatttacggagaagttttggttttatatcaggcatcagggagagggtagccagatgcttaagcaggcattcaagaggtgaactttcagggagggatgaggaggctcccatggctaaaggacagagagggagacaaacaggggaagacgaacggagatcctcggactggaagcagaccgcaaggagacaaagggcgtccccgatgatccttggtggtctgcggaaactcgtacacgagtaggaatttcttaggaagtgtgggtcgtcacccagacttccctaagaaggcagtttgccggagtcacgaggtacctagcgctaggagttttcggcagacagaacagatttcggcagacggaacagaaggaggtgggagggaaagggagcgttctcatctgcaaaggagtcacctcgtttatggctgttggagggggggcctgagggtctgccgcagccatgaaggcctgaggcagggatttatgactgtcggaggaggggcctgagggtccgccgcagctgtgaaggcttgaggcggggagagttccctcctcatccccgagcgtcagggccttgccggacgatcatggtcaatggcactgtgatagctcggggaagagtggcccactccggggaaattttgcttaaaaagttttggcactgatggaagggacggtgagtgcgtttatgactatcagaggaggggcctgagggtccactgcagtcgtgaaggcctgaggtggggagagttccctcctcgtccccaagtgtcagggccttgccggacgatcatggtcaatggcactgcgatagctcggagacgagtggcccactccggggaaattttgcttaaaaagtttaaggcctgaggcgggggtttatggctgttggaggaggggcctgagggtccgccacagccgtgaaggcctgaggtggggagaattccctcctcgtccccgagcgtcagggccttgccagacgatcatggtcaatggcactgcaatagctcagggaagagtggcccactccgggggaaaacttacctaaaggccagagaggagtggtgagtgtgatgagccagtgccggagaaagaggacgagggcaagctgctgctggtgtcggggggaagacagggcccagttggggtgtcccatctcccgggtttcggcaccaatgaaaggaaaggagcgacacacagcagcaattcaccggagaattccgctttattacagaaaggtgctgggttatataggaaggggcatagggtgattgtggtgttacttctacagggctggtggctgttggctaggtgctgggattgggaggggggcgagaggtgattgggcttcaggtggcgccggtgggaaccgaggaccccgaagagaagctggaagtttgccatcttactggtggggacccttcaggaaCAGTGAGCCTCTGAAGTACCATCTTCCACTCAGCCCTTGTCCAGGCACAGCAGCGGCCCGCAAGGCCCACAAGATGATCCATCAGCCTTGTCACCAGCTGTGACCTTCTCGGACCACCCTCTGCCTC
It encodes the following:
- the LOC140847731 gene encoding endogenous retrovirus group FC1 Env polyprotein-like; this encodes MTFSSFTALSLSFLIPIVFPATPPSFVWRFKVRQTYTQHQTKVTALIATSDCPLKGCSEPLYLHSPPSTEVFTYSYLYSPYLCFLYDQRQAYCKRWQDTYGGCPYWSCTIHYMGDFQYPQYYSSNHFMKYPNGSFSLSIPDPWDSRWAAGVTASVYYGGSSTPHGTLHISRKYVPSRSQISQVASDIRHSEKVIIQTLDGSSSSSYSSYSWLQLIQDTTIFLNHTVNTASCFFCASLQRPLLAAVPLNISNYSFHAEGQPLCPLADIPLWEPEYADNLTIHHCVGPTPPPSSTLHCLSIYTPTSGSKTFTQPGHFFWCNGSLFNSLPLNSDTPCILVTLIPQFTLYSMAQFLELQPPFPSRTKRAAFLPIMVGISLITSAIGGGFSGGALSHSLWAVRDLNAKLEGALTSTADSLASLQRQVTSLAKITLQNRRALDLLTAEKGGTCVFLREECCYYINESGIVETDITKLTDLASSLHSASNSNPFSSILTNPLLTWLWPIAGPIIVILLVCLFLPCIIRFIKSQVGKISNQAFNQLLLRNYQLLATEDPSPSRDLLTTR